A single genomic interval of Candidatus Polarisedimenticolia bacterium harbors:
- a CDS encoding di-heme oxidoredictase family protein produces the protein MKGTGGNVRSASVAVLTTGLLVILSGCIRPPEPGDPLPGLTREEKARFETGREIFEREFTPETGLGPLFNSTSCGECHEDPKSGGTGDEIEIHATEFLVRSREGDPPGSAELTCDPLVSQGGPVVQQQVTPALKEALGIEAEPVPARATSTGRRTTPSILGFGLLAAVPDEAILALADPEDRDHDGVLGRPNRFSDGRLGRFGRKAFVPDLREFNDAAFLFEQGITSPAHPAEDAIGGQPVPPGVDPAPDPEITADDLARADDFVRFLAPPSRLPGGREARRGERVFREIGCAACHMPRLVTGTNTVRALSRRPVAAYTDLLLHDMGEKLADVCLGLATPSEFRTEPLMGLRLKSAFLHDGRAGTVEEAIRLHGGEGTGARDRFEALPETRRLSLLRFLKTL, from the coding sequence ATGAAAGGCACGGGAGGGAACGTGCGGAGCGCAAGCGTGGCCGTCCTGACGACGGGCCTGCTGGTCATCCTGTCCGGGTGCATCCGGCCCCCCGAGCCGGGGGATCCCCTTCCGGGGCTGACCCGGGAGGAGAAGGCGCGGTTCGAAACCGGCCGGGAGATCTTCGAACGGGAGTTCACGCCCGAGACCGGACTCGGGCCGCTGTTCAATTCGACCTCGTGCGGTGAATGCCACGAGGACCCGAAGAGCGGCGGTACGGGGGACGAGATCGAGATCCACGCCACCGAGTTCCTGGTCAGGAGCCGGGAGGGCGATCCGCCGGGATCGGCGGAGCTGACCTGCGATCCGCTTGTCAGCCAGGGGGGGCCTGTCGTGCAGCAGCAGGTGACGCCGGCGCTCAAGGAGGCGCTCGGGATCGAGGCGGAGCCGGTGCCGGCCCGGGCCACCTCGACGGGACGCAGGACGACGCCGTCGATCCTGGGGTTCGGCCTCCTGGCCGCCGTCCCGGACGAGGCGATCCTGGCCCTGGCCGACCCCGAGGATCGGGATCATGACGGAGTCTTGGGAAGGCCGAACCGGTTCTCCGACGGGCGTCTCGGCCGCTTCGGACGCAAGGCGTTCGTCCCGGATCTGCGCGAATTCAACGACGCCGCGTTCCTCTTCGAGCAGGGAATCACCAGCCCCGCCCATCCGGCCGAGGACGCGATCGGAGGACAACCGGTCCCGCCGGGTGTCGACCCGGCCCCCGATCCGGAGATCACGGCGGACGATCTGGCCCGGGCGGACGACTTCGTCCGCTTCCTGGCTCCGCCGTCGCGGCTCCCGGGAGGGCGCGAGGCCCGGCGCGGCGAGAGGGTCTTCAGGGAAATCGGCTGCGCCGCGTGTCACATGCCGCGGCTCGTGACCGGGACGAACACGGTGCGCGCCCTCAGCCGCCGGCCGGTGGCCGCCTACACCGACCTGCTCCTGCACGACATGGGCGAGAAGCTGGCCGACGTCTGCCTCGGTCTGGCGACGCCGTCGGAATTCCGCACCGAGCCGTTGATGGGATTGCGGCTGAAGAGCGCATTCCTGCACGACGGCCGGGCCGGGACCGTCGAGGAGGCGATCCGCCTGCATGGCGGCGAGGGGACGGGCGCGCGCGACCGCTTCGAGGCCCTACCGGAGACCAGGCGCCTCTCCCTGCTGCGGTTCCTGAAGACGCTCTGA
- a CDS encoding acetyl ornithine aminotransferase family protein, with translation MPRSPFPPDYPGEYPKIVSPLPGPNAREFMARDARTVSQNLTKDVPLVVSRAQGMVVEDVDGNRFLDFAAGISTVSTGHCHPEVVRAVQEQAANLIHICYTDFFYPVYIDLCEELARIAPIQGNKRVFLTNSGAEAVETAIKLARVRTGRQKIVGFFGAFHGRTYGAMTLTASKPVQRKGYGPFVPEILHTHYAYCYRCPVNRKPESCGVECLDLLTDSYFHHSVDPSEVAAVIVEPVQGEGGFIPPHRDFLPKLQDLCRKNGILFIADEVQCGMGRTGRMFALEHYGIEPDMIILAKGIASGMPLSAVIAREDVMKWNDGGHGSTFGGNPVSCASALATLRLLKDGLMENAGKVGAYLIEKLKALQTKHKAIGDVRGIGLMIGIEVVDGRAGNRPAPATRHKVIERAFALGLLTLPCGESTIRLSPPLIAREGDVDKAVAILDASFAAAG, from the coding sequence GTGCCTCGATCCCCCTTTCCACCCGACTACCCGGGTGAGTATCCAAAGATCGTTTCGCCCCTGCCCGGGCCGAACGCCAGGGAGTTCATGGCACGGGACGCCAGGACGGTGTCGCAGAACCTGACCAAGGACGTCCCGCTGGTCGTGTCGCGCGCCCAGGGCATGGTGGTGGAGGACGTCGACGGAAATCGCTTCCTCGATTTCGCCGCCGGCATCTCCACGGTGTCGACCGGCCACTGCCACCCCGAGGTCGTGCGGGCGGTGCAGGAGCAGGCCGCCAACCTGATCCACATCTGCTACACCGATTTCTTCTACCCGGTCTACATCGATCTGTGCGAGGAGCTGGCGCGGATCGCCCCCATCCAGGGGAACAAGCGGGTCTTCCTGACCAACTCGGGGGCCGAGGCGGTCGAGACCGCAATCAAGCTGGCCCGCGTGCGGACCGGACGGCAGAAAATCGTCGGCTTCTTCGGCGCCTTCCACGGACGGACCTACGGGGCGATGACGCTGACGGCCAGCAAGCCGGTGCAGCGGAAGGGATACGGTCCGTTCGTCCCGGAGATCCTGCACACGCACTACGCCTACTGCTACCGCTGCCCGGTCAACCGGAAGCCGGAATCCTGCGGCGTCGAATGTCTCGACCTCCTGACCGATTCTTATTTCCACCACTCGGTCGATCCCTCGGAGGTCGCCGCGGTGATCGTCGAGCCGGTGCAGGGCGAGGGCGGGTTCATTCCGCCGCACCGTGACTTCCTGCCGAAGCTCCAGGATCTGTGCCGCAAGAACGGCATCCTGTTCATCGCCGACGAGGTGCAGTGCGGCATGGGACGGACCGGCAGGATGTTCGCGCTCGAGCACTACGGCATCGAGCCGGACATGATCATCCTGGCCAAGGGAATCGCCTCCGGGATGCCGCTCTCGGCCGTCATCGCCCGGGAGGACGTCATGAAGTGGAACGACGGCGGCCACGGCTCGACGTTCGGCGGCAACCCGGTCTCCTGCGCCTCGGCCCTGGCGACGCTCCGGCTCCTCAAAGACGGGCTGATGGAGAACGCCGGGAAGGTCGGAGCCTACCTGATCGAGAAGCTCAAGGCGCTGCAGACGAAGCACAAGGCGATCGGCGACGTGCGCGGCATCGGGCTGATGATCGGCATCGAGGTCGTGGACGGGCGCGCCGGCAACCGGCCCGCCCCCGCGACTCGTCACAAGGTGATCGAGAGGGCGTTCGCGCTGGGGCTTCTGACCCTGCCGTGCGGCGAATCGACGATCCGCCTGTCCCCCCCGCTCATCGCCCGCGAGGGGGACGTCGACAAGGCGGTGGCGATCCTCGACGCGTCGTTCGCGGCCGCCGGATAG